Proteins from a genomic interval of Stenotrophomonas maltophilia:
- a CDS encoding bacteriohemerythrin, producing the protein MALLVWQDDLNIGIDVIDQQHRRIIEMLNHLHVAQASMQRAAVGEVIDEVVDYTMSHFAFEEELMEEAGYPFCAAHKRVHEVFIKRVSEYRMRFQAGEDISDELRTMLSRWLFNHIRGDDQAYAEQVKAHLNQFAREHQGGGWLGRTLKRFFG; encoded by the coding sequence ATGGCACTACTGGTCTGGCAGGACGATCTGAACATCGGCATCGATGTGATCGACCAACAACACCGCCGCATCATCGAGATGCTCAACCACCTGCACGTGGCCCAGGCCAGCATGCAGCGTGCTGCGGTGGGTGAAGTGATCGACGAGGTGGTGGACTACACCATGTCGCACTTCGCGTTCGAGGAAGAGTTGATGGAGGAAGCGGGCTACCCGTTCTGTGCGGCGCACAAGCGCGTGCATGAGGTCTTCATCAAGCGGGTATCGGAGTACCGCATGCGCTTCCAGGCCGGAGAGGACATCAGCGACGAACTTCGCACCATGCTCTCGCGCTGGCTGTTCAACCACATCCGCGGCGACGACCAGGCCTATGCCGAGCAGGTCAAGGCGCACCTGAACCAGTTCGCCCGCGAACACCAGGGCGGTGGCTGGCTGGGTCGCACGCTCAAGCGCTTCTTTGGTTGA
- a CDS encoding diguanylate cyclase: protein MPVLPQAAVDGDLADPLPQRILLVENSRAFTGMLREAIEQRLELPVVIASTLAEADRLLREGGGWFLVLTGLVLADGDRDAVVEFFLKRDLPTVVVSGVYDEDLRKRVLQQQIIDYVLKNTPGSIDYLVWLVQRLERNRRIAALVVDDSPSARGYAAALLRMYGHEVHEAADGNEGLAAIEAHPAIRLAVVDQEMPGMQGVEFTRRLRTLRSRDKVAVIGISGNTDASLIPRFLKNGANDFLRKPFSREEFFCRVSQNVDQLELIGTLQDLATRDFLTGLPNRRCFLEQSQRQLPQLQLHGQCVAVAMIDIDHFKHINDTHGHEAGDDALRAVAGAVAAHARSQDLIARFGGEEFCLLVPDMEQDEALLYFEELRQRIAALEVDIGTATLRMTVSIGLCCPRPQRDALHRLISEADRQLYLAKAGGRNRVSCTTVASPLRPREPALP from the coding sequence ATGCCCGTCCTGCCGCAGGCCGCCGTCGATGGCGACCTGGCCGATCCGCTGCCGCAGCGGATCCTGCTGGTCGAAAACTCCCGTGCCTTCACCGGCATGCTGCGCGAGGCCATCGAGCAGCGCCTGGAGCTGCCGGTGGTGATCGCCTCCACCCTGGCCGAGGCCGACCGCCTGCTGCGCGAAGGTGGCGGCTGGTTCCTGGTACTGACCGGACTGGTCCTGGCCGATGGCGACCGCGACGCGGTGGTCGAGTTCTTCCTCAAGCGCGATCTGCCCACCGTGGTGGTCAGCGGCGTCTACGACGAGGACCTGCGCAAGCGCGTGCTGCAGCAGCAGATCATCGACTACGTGCTGAAGAACACGCCCGGCAGCATCGATTACCTGGTGTGGCTGGTGCAGCGGCTGGAGCGCAACCGGCGCATCGCCGCGCTGGTGGTGGACGACTCACCGTCCGCGCGCGGTTATGCCGCAGCCCTGCTGCGCATGTATGGGCATGAGGTACATGAGGCGGCCGATGGCAATGAGGGCCTGGCTGCGATCGAAGCGCATCCTGCGATCCGCCTGGCGGTGGTCGACCAGGAAATGCCGGGCATGCAGGGCGTGGAGTTCACCCGGCGCCTGCGCACCCTGCGCTCGCGCGACAAGGTGGCGGTGATCGGCATCTCCGGCAATACTGATGCGTCGTTGATCCCGCGCTTCCTGAAGAATGGCGCCAACGATTTCCTGCGCAAGCCGTTCTCGCGCGAGGAATTCTTCTGCCGTGTCTCGCAGAATGTGGACCAGCTGGAGCTGATCGGCACCCTGCAGGACCTGGCCACCCGTGACTTCCTCACTGGCCTGCCCAACCGCCGCTGCTTCCTGGAGCAGAGCCAGCGCCAGCTGCCGCAGCTGCAGCTGCATGGCCAGTGCGTGGCGGTGGCGATGATCGACATCGACCACTTCAAGCACATCAATGACACCCATGGTCATGAAGCCGGCGACGATGCACTGCGGGCGGTGGCCGGCGCGGTGGCCGCACACGCGCGCAGCCAGGACCTGATCGCACGCTTCGGCGGCGAGGAGTTCTGCCTTCTGGTGCCGGACATGGAGCAGGACGAGGCGCTGCTGTACTTCGAGGAACTGCGCCAGCGCATCGCCGCGCTGGAGGTCGACATCGGTACCGCGACTCTGCGCATGACCGTCAGCATCGGCCTGTGCTGCCCGCGCCCGCAGCGCGATGCACTGCACCGGCTGATCTCCGAGGCCGACCGCCAGCTGTACCTGGCCAAGGCCGGTGGCCGCAACCGGGTCAGCTGCACCACGGTGGCCAGCCCGCTGCGCCCACGCGAGCCTGCCCTGCCCTGA
- a CDS encoding MASE1 domain-containing protein: protein MQWWKDGLQVRIRVSPEGLVLALLYAFACWGARKLSLDQFFLPAGVRVAALLLCPPRLWPYLLIGEYAYFAHLRIPLISKYNLTWVILASVFLMPAVMLIVRLHRKLLARTTVVGVISIAVCAATVISLLNLGISYLIWEPLHEETFLTNVLRYALGDFTGILILAPLALLWIRRAEEKWTTRSVVATVAALGTMLVIGLQATPVPASITAPGSLQLLLILPIPAIALTCLLGWRGAAIGVAAVNMILGLSAPADHPTAFDPATFATQQAMAVASIALLLLGARITHFQSQHRLREEDGKAALQLARNSHLAGEMDLRERAAHLRQLGDGMDLSLNEMVNWLHAQGHHAVADSLRHTSEVHSRLFRAQASMIYPAALEQLGLYVALQAGGVREAWNATHRIGQPRLTGDPCALGVGLQLAAYRLVVDAVSLLLKCEAGQISVSIRCGSSIRKRGAFICVALLDRHESLGSRAKELANEQLLGRVLAHAGHMDVSGNRLRMVLTEARDAPRQAGATEALMERTRSIDPGAPRAAI from the coding sequence ATGCAGTGGTGGAAGGACGGCCTGCAGGTGAGGATACGCGTCAGCCCCGAGGGGCTGGTGCTGGCGCTGCTCTATGCCTTCGCCTGCTGGGGCGCGCGCAAGCTGTCATTGGACCAGTTCTTCCTGCCTGCCGGCGTGCGGGTGGCCGCACTGCTGCTGTGCCCGCCCCGTCTTTGGCCCTACCTGCTGATCGGTGAATACGCCTACTTCGCGCATCTGCGCATCCCCCTGATCAGCAAATACAACCTGACCTGGGTGATCCTCGCCTCGGTGTTCCTGATGCCTGCCGTGATGCTGATCGTGCGCCTGCACCGGAAGCTGCTGGCGCGCACCACGGTCGTCGGCGTGATCTCCATTGCGGTATGCGCCGCCACGGTCATCAGCCTGCTCAACCTGGGGATCTCGTACCTGATCTGGGAACCGTTGCATGAAGAGACATTTCTCACCAACGTGCTGCGCTATGCGCTGGGCGACTTCACCGGCATCCTGATCCTGGCGCCTCTGGCACTGCTGTGGATCCGCCGCGCCGAAGAAAAATGGACAACCCGGTCTGTAGTGGCCACGGTCGCAGCACTTGGCACCATGCTGGTCATTGGCCTGCAGGCAACGCCGGTACCTGCCTCGATCACGGCCCCTGGCTCGCTGCAGCTGTTGCTGATCCTGCCTATTCCCGCGATCGCCCTGACCTGCCTGCTGGGATGGCGCGGTGCGGCCATCGGTGTCGCCGCCGTGAACATGATCCTTGGCCTGAGCGCCCCGGCCGACCATCCGACGGCATTCGACCCGGCCACTTTCGCCACCCAGCAGGCCATGGCCGTCGCCAGCATCGCCCTGCTGCTGCTGGGCGCGCGCATCACCCACTTCCAGAGCCAGCACCGGTTGCGCGAGGAAGATGGCAAAGCGGCCCTTCAGCTTGCCCGCAATTCGCACCTGGCCGGCGAGATGGACCTGCGTGAACGGGCGGCTCACCTGCGCCAGCTGGGCGATGGCATGGACCTGTCCCTGAACGAGATGGTGAACTGGCTGCATGCCCAGGGTCATCACGCCGTGGCCGACAGCCTGCGGCATACCTCGGAGGTGCATTCACGCTTGTTCCGGGCCCAGGCCAGCATGATCTATCCCGCCGCCCTGGAACAACTGGGCCTGTACGTGGCGTTGCAGGCAGGCGGGGTGCGCGAGGCGTGGAATGCCACGCATCGAATCGGCCAGCCGAGGTTGACGGGTGACCCCTGCGCGCTCGGGGTCGGCCTGCAGCTTGCTGCCTATCGACTCGTGGTCGATGCGGTCTCGCTTCTACTGAAATGCGAGGCTGGGCAGATCTCAGTCAGTATCCGCTGCGGAAGTTCCATCCGGAAGCGTGGTGCCTTCATCTGCGTGGCTCTTCTGGACCGCCACGAATCACTGGGAAGCAGGGCGAAGGAACTGGCGAACGAGCAGCTGCTGGGCCGGGTCCTCGCACACGCGGGCCACATGGACGTGAGTGGCAACAGGCTCAGGATGGTGTTGACCGAAGCACGGGATGCTCCCCGCCAGGCAGGCGCTACTGAAGCGTTGATGGAACGCACACGTTCCATTGACCCAGGCGCACCCCGGGCCGCGATCTGA
- a CDS encoding MASE1 domain-containing protein has product MDRFKKAVELSFRIRPAGIALAAVYALSCLGSRQFSLDQFFLPAGIRAAALLIVPTRLWPYLLLGEYAYFATLRIPMIDTYGLDWVILASTLLMPMAMLVVYLHRLRMPSEAATGLWLLSLSFCTALFVPGLNLGISYVLWSNPPPSNLLDAADRTIFGHFAAIITLVPLAFLWSRRQADPGWTDRFVAPTASAILVMLVLGLCMQLTSAGAHTTRTHMVLLAALPAIALTFMHGWRGAAIAIPLLNLPLHGATPSTGLPSSFDLGTFATQQNMAVMSVALLALGSSISYHHQRARSRGLAEATTLRLARGSHQTSERELRERAVHLKHLGEGMDSSLSEMVSWLKSQGHHAVANSLQHASSVHSRLFREQASLVYPTGLEQVGLYIALQAGGACEIWNNTHRVIPPRLAGNPCLLTVDLQLAIYRSLIEAVSLLLELETGQVCVRARSGRAGKRRGIVAVVSLLDRGCTLSTRTTHQAVERLAGRMLAYGGTVHCRGNRLRLVLHEPITHASPAVA; this is encoded by the coding sequence TTGGACCGATTCAAAAAGGCAGTTGAACTGAGCTTCCGTATCCGGCCAGCCGGGATCGCACTCGCGGCCGTCTATGCGCTGAGCTGCCTCGGCTCGCGTCAGTTCTCGCTGGATCAGTTCTTCCTGCCGGCGGGCATCCGCGCAGCGGCACTGCTGATCGTCCCGACCCGCCTGTGGCCCTACCTGCTGCTGGGCGAGTACGCGTACTTCGCAACGCTGCGCATCCCCATGATCGACACCTATGGCCTGGATTGGGTCATCCTGGCTTCGACGCTGCTGATGCCGATGGCGATGCTGGTGGTCTACCTGCATCGGTTGAGAATGCCGTCCGAAGCAGCCACCGGTCTCTGGCTGCTGTCGCTGTCCTTCTGCACGGCCCTGTTCGTCCCGGGTCTCAACCTGGGCATTTCATATGTCCTATGGTCGAACCCACCACCCAGCAATCTGCTGGACGCGGCCGACCGGACGATCTTTGGTCACTTCGCCGCCATCATCACCCTGGTGCCGTTGGCATTCCTCTGGTCGCGACGGCAGGCCGATCCCGGTTGGACCGACCGTTTCGTCGCCCCTACCGCATCGGCGATCCTGGTGATGCTGGTGCTGGGCCTGTGCATGCAGTTGACAAGCGCCGGCGCCCACACGACGCGGACGCACATGGTGCTGCTGGCCGCCCTGCCCGCCATCGCCCTGACCTTCATGCACGGGTGGCGTGGCGCAGCCATCGCGATTCCGTTGTTGAACCTCCCCCTGCACGGTGCAACGCCCAGCACCGGCCTGCCGTCCTCATTCGACCTGGGCACGTTCGCCACCCAACAGAACATGGCGGTGATGAGTGTCGCACTGCTGGCACTCGGTTCCAGCATCAGCTATCACCATCAGCGCGCCCGGTCCCGCGGCCTGGCCGAGGCAACCACGCTGCGCCTGGCACGCGGCTCGCATCAGACCAGCGAGCGCGAGCTGCGTGAACGGGCCGTCCACCTGAAGCACCTGGGCGAGGGCATGGACAGTTCGCTCAGCGAGATGGTCAGCTGGCTGAAGTCCCAAGGCCACCATGCGGTCGCAAACAGCCTGCAGCACGCGTCGTCGGTACATTCACGGCTGTTCCGTGAACAGGCCAGCCTGGTCTATCCCACTGGACTGGAGCAGGTCGGGCTCTACATCGCGCTGCAAGCCGGCGGTGCATGCGAAATCTGGAACAACACGCATCGTGTCATTCCGCCCCGGCTGGCGGGCAATCCCTGCCTGCTGACCGTGGATCTGCAACTGGCCATCTATCGCTCGCTGATCGAGGCGGTTTCACTTCTGCTGGAACTGGAGACCGGGCAGGTCTGCGTGCGCGCCCGAAGCGGCCGGGCAGGCAAACGTCGCGGCATTGTTGCTGTGGTGAGCCTGCTCGACCGTGGTTGCACGCTGTCCACGCGCACTACCCACCAGGCCGTCGAGCGCCTGGCCGGGCGGATGCTTGCCTACGGCGGAACGGTCCACTGCCGCGGCAATCGGCTGCGGCTGGTCCTGCATGAACCAATCACCCACGCGTCGCCCGCGGTGGCCTGA
- a CDS encoding aldehyde dehydrogenase produces MADFPDRSHWQALAQQLSMPGQAFIDGRYTDAASGARFDCISPIDGRVLGAVADCDAQDVERAVRAARRAFDVGHWSQASPAHRKRVLLALAGLVEKHADELALLETLDMGKPVRDARRIDLPGVVRCLAWTAEAVDKLYGEIAPTGPHELGLVTREAAGVVAAIVPWNFPLLMACWKIAPALAMGNSVVLKPSERSPLTALRLAALAAEAGLPDGVLNVLPGHGARVGEPLALHMDVDVLAFTGSTATGAKLLEHAGRSNLKRVWLECGGKSPHVVFADAPDLDAAAKAVAQGIFFNQGEVCTAGSRLLVQRSIREDFVHQVIAYGQHMQPRHPLDADAPMGALVDAAHVDKVLADIARAESDGARLLLGGHRAEVEAGGCYVQPTVFDRVRPDHALAREEVFGPVLAVLGFDDEAEAVRVANDSRYGLAAGLWTRDLGRAHRVARQLRAGSVWVNGWDGGDMTAPFGGYKQSGNGRDKSLHAFDKYSEIKATWIQL; encoded by the coding sequence ATGGCCGACTTTCCCGACCGCAGCCACTGGCAGGCACTGGCCCAGCAGCTTTCGATGCCCGGACAGGCATTCATTGATGGCCGCTACACCGACGCTGCCAGCGGCGCCCGCTTCGACTGCATCAGCCCGATTGATGGCCGCGTGCTGGGGGCGGTCGCCGACTGCGATGCACAGGACGTGGAGCGCGCGGTGCGGGCGGCACGGCGTGCCTTCGATGTGGGCCATTGGTCGCAGGCCAGCCCGGCCCATCGCAAGCGCGTGCTGTTGGCGCTGGCGGGGCTGGTGGAAAAACACGCCGACGAGCTGGCCCTGCTGGAAACCCTGGACATGGGCAAGCCAGTACGCGATGCACGCCGCATCGACCTGCCTGGCGTGGTGCGCTGCCTGGCCTGGACCGCCGAAGCGGTGGACAAGCTGTACGGCGAGATCGCACCCACCGGGCCGCACGAGCTGGGCCTGGTCACGCGGGAAGCGGCCGGCGTGGTGGCCGCAATCGTGCCGTGGAACTTCCCGCTGCTGATGGCCTGCTGGAAGATCGCGCCGGCACTGGCGATGGGCAATTCGGTGGTCCTCAAGCCCTCGGAGCGATCGCCCCTGACCGCGCTGCGGCTGGCGGCGCTGGCGGCCGAGGCAGGCCTGCCGGACGGGGTGCTGAACGTGCTGCCCGGTCATGGCGCGCGCGTGGGCGAGCCCTTGGCGCTGCACATGGATGTGGACGTGCTGGCCTTTACCGGTTCCACCGCCACCGGCGCGAAGCTGCTGGAGCATGCGGGTCGGTCCAACCTCAAGCGGGTCTGGCTGGAATGCGGTGGCAAAAGCCCGCACGTGGTGTTTGCCGACGCCCCGGACCTGGACGCAGCGGCCAAGGCCGTGGCGCAGGGCATCTTCTTCAACCAGGGCGAAGTCTGCACCGCCGGTTCGCGGCTGCTGGTACAGCGTTCGATCCGTGAGGACTTCGTGCACCAGGTGATTGCCTATGGCCAGCACATGCAGCCCAGGCATCCACTGGACGCCGATGCACCGATGGGCGCGCTGGTGGATGCCGCGCACGTGGACAAGGTGCTGGCCGATATCGCACGGGCCGAAAGCGACGGCGCCCGCCTGCTGCTCGGCGGCCATCGGGCCGAGGTGGAGGCCGGCGGCTGCTACGTGCAGCCCACGGTGTTCGACCGGGTGCGTCCGGACCACGCGTTGGCACGCGAGGAAGTGTTCGGGCCGGTCCTGGCCGTGCTTGGTTTCGACGACGAGGCCGAAGCGGTGCGCGTGGCCAATGACAGCCGCTATGGGTTGGCGGCGGGCCTGTGGACACGTGATCTGGGTCGCGCCCATCGTGTCGCACGCCAGCTGCGCGCCGGCAGCGTCTGGGTGAACGGCTGGGACGGTGGTGACATGACCGCCCCTTTCGGTGGTTACAAGCAGTCCGGCAACGGGCGCGACAAATCGTTGCACGCGTTCGACAAATACAGCGAGATCAAGGCCACCTGGATCCAGTTGTAA
- a CDS encoding MFS transporter: MSTIAAAAPPVNSRRRVLLASLIGTTIEFFDFYIYATAAVLVFPHLFFPDSSEQAALLQSLATFAVAFIARPVGSAVFGHFGDRIGRKATLVAALLTMGLSTVLIGLLPTHAQIGLWAPALLALCRFGQGLGLGGEWGGAVLLATENAPPGKRAWYGMFPQLGAPIGFLLSAGIFLVLGRCLSQDDFLQWGWRIPFVASALLVGLGLWVRLNIHETPDFKKALERKAPVRLPMWTVLRDHPVPMLLGTLGAFATFVLFYLMTVFSLGHGTAVLGYSREQFLLMQMVGMLFFALGIPLSARYGDRWGTRRTMIVASVLIVGFGVLFAPLFQPHSPWLVTAFLCLGLFLMGLTYGPCGTFLAEIYPVEVRYTGASLSFNLAGILGAAPAPYLATWLAERFGLVAVGYYLCLTAVATLCALVALHRRALRLNQRSA; encoded by the coding sequence ATGTCGACGATCGCTGCTGCCGCGCCACCCGTGAATTCCCGCCGTCGTGTCCTGCTGGCCAGCCTGATCGGCACCACCATCGAATTCTTCGATTTCTACATCTACGCCACGGCCGCCGTGCTGGTGTTCCCGCATCTGTTCTTCCCGGACAGCAGCGAGCAGGCGGCCCTGCTGCAGTCACTGGCGACCTTCGCGGTGGCGTTCATCGCCCGGCCGGTCGGCTCGGCGGTGTTTGGTCATTTCGGCGACCGCATCGGCCGCAAGGCCACCCTGGTCGCCGCGTTGCTGACCATGGGCCTGTCCACGGTATTGATCGGTTTGCTGCCTACCCACGCTCAGATTGGCCTGTGGGCACCGGCGCTGCTGGCGCTGTGCCGCTTCGGCCAGGGGCTGGGGCTGGGTGGCGAATGGGGGGGGGCGGTGCTGCTGGCCACCGAGAACGCCCCACCGGGCAAGCGCGCCTGGTACGGCATGTTCCCGCAGCTGGGCGCGCCCATCGGTTTCCTGCTGTCGGCCGGCATCTTCCTGGTGCTGGGCCGCTGCCTGAGCCAGGACGACTTCCTGCAGTGGGGCTGGCGCATTCCGTTCGTGGCCAGCGCGCTGCTGGTGGGTCTGGGACTGTGGGTGCGGCTGAACATCCACGAGACGCCCGACTTCAAGAAGGCGCTGGAGCGCAAGGCGCCAGTGCGGCTGCCGATGTGGACGGTGCTGCGTGACCATCCGGTGCCGATGCTGCTGGGCACCCTGGGCGCGTTCGCCACCTTCGTGCTGTTCTACCTGATGACGGTGTTCAGCCTTGGCCACGGCACTGCGGTGCTGGGCTACAGCCGCGAGCAGTTCCTGCTGATGCAGATGGTCGGCATGTTGTTCTTCGCACTGGGCATCCCGCTGTCGGCACGCTATGGCGACCGCTGGGGCACGCGTCGCACCATGATCGTCGCCAGCGTGCTGATCGTCGGCTTCGGCGTTCTGTTCGCGCCGTTGTTCCAGCCGCACAGCCCATGGCTGGTCACCGCCTTCCTGTGCCTGGGCCTGTTCCTGATGGGCCTGACCTACGGCCCCTGCGGCACCTTCCTGGCCGAGATCTACCCGGTGGAGGTGCGCTACACCGGTGCATCGCTGTCATTCAACCTGGCCGGCATCCTCGGTGCGGCACCGGCCCCGTACCTGGCGACCTGGCTGGCCGAACGCTTCGGCCTGGTCGCGGTCGGCTACTACCTGTGCCTGACCGCGGTGGCGACCCTGTGCGCGCTGGTCGCACTGCACCGGCGCGCGCTGAGGCTCAACCAAAGAAGCGCTTGA